The nucleotide sequence TAACGGCTGTTAATACAGCTAGCTTCGCTGTATCTAAAGATGGATTATGGGCACTGATTTCCCGCATTTTGTCGTCCACTAATGAAGCAACAAGACGCATATGGACCGATGATTCTGTTCCTACCATTTTATATGTATTACCATATATTTCTACGGAAATGCGATTCTTTTCTTGCTCAGCCAAAATAATCCCTCCAGAAAAAATAAGTGAACAGTAACGAATAAACTTTTTTCGTTTTTTGCCCAATAAAAAGATTGAAAGCAAACCTGATTGATTCTATTATATAACGATGCCATTTTCCTATTGTACATCATAACATTTCCAATTTCACTATCGCAACACCATGTCCCGAATGTTCCTGTGAAAGAAGCATACATATGTAAGTTCCCCTTTTTTATTCAAAAAGCTATACTCATAGTAATACATTGTTTTGAAAGGATCGATTATGACAAATATCGTTTTACTTTGCAGTGCTGAACAACAGCAATCAATTCAACATTTCTATAAAGACGCTCTCATTGAACGAAAGGCTCCTGGCGTTATTTTTGCGGTAAAACTTGCCGATACGGCCATCACTGCATATAAATCTGGAAAAGTAATGTTTCAAGGGGCTGGTGCAGAACGTGAAGCAGCACGCTGGGGGCAAGCAGGTGCTCCAACGGCTAGAATTGCCTCCACGAAAGGTGATACACTCCCAGACAATTTTGCAACATTATCCGTTTTAGGTTCAGATGAAACCGGAACAGGCGATTACTTTGGCCCTGTAACTGTTGCTGCTGTCTATGTTCCCGCAGATAAAATAGCGCTCGTCCAGGAACTTGGTGTGAAGGATTCGAAACAGTTGACTGATGATTATATGCGTCAAATTGCTCCAGATCTAATGAAGGTTTGTGTTCACAGTATCTTGACGCTGCGCAATGATAAATACAATGCAATTCAGGCACGCGGGTACTCGCAGGGGAAAATAAAAGCGTTGCTGCACAATCAGGCATTAAAGCATGTATTGACAAAAATAGCACCGGAAACCCCGCAATATATTTTAATCGACCAATTTGCAGAGCGCGGAATTTACTATAATCACATTAAGAATGAAAAAGAAATTGTCCGTCAAAATGTTCTGTTCTCGACTAAAGCCGAAAATCTGCATGTAGCTGTTGCTACCGCCTCGATTTTAGCACGTTATGCATTTCTTAAAGAAATGGATCGTCTTGCAAAAGTGACAGGGTTCCCTCTTCAAAAAGGAGCGAGCGGCAAAGTAGATGAAATGGCCGCTAAAATTTGGTTGAAGCATGGCGAAGAGACACTTCGTTCTATGACGAAATGGCATTTTGCCAATACTGAAAAAGCACGCAAACTTCTGCAAAAGAGAAAATAGAAAAGGAGCTGCCGCCATTATTGGCACAGCTCCTATCTTATTTTTCCATTACTGCAAAATAATTTTCCTCATCATCGGCAAAGTTGAACACTTTCCCGAAAGGCATCTTCATGAACTCCCCAACCGTAATTCCCTTTGCTTTAAAATCTTCATACAGTTCCTCTAAATTTTTTGCATAAAACATTAATGAAGGCGTAGATAAATTCAATTCAGGAGACATTTCTTCTATTTTCTTTTTATCATGCAATACAATGCTTGTTTGCGCTTCATCCTTTGGTGCAACCGTAATAATTCGCATGCCGTTATTGATGTCGGAAACTACAGTAAATCCTAATTTTTCAGTCCAAAACTTTTTTGATTGTTCCTGATCTTCTACATACAACATGACTTGCCCTAATTGTTCAATCATTTTTCGAACTCCTTTTTAAACGCGTACTTTAACCAAGTATAACAAATAAAAAAAACGGTAGGAGATAAAATCTCCCGCCGTTTCATTATTTTATTTTTTTTCTGGTACATTTCCCATAAAGTCTTCACGTTTCGTTACGTCTACACGCTTAATAAATATCGCTAAAATTAAAGCTACGACTGTAATACCTGCTGCTACGAAGAAACTGAACGTAATCCCGTCAAGCATTGCCTGTTGCATTACTTGTGCTTGGGCTTGTGCAATTTGCTCAGCAGTCGGTTGTACTGCAGATGAAGCATTCGCTTGCATATCCGCTGCAATTTCAGCTGCACGTGTTTTTGTGTGTGAGTTGAAAATTGTAACTAAAACAGCTGTACCAATTGCCCCTGCTACTTGCTGAGCTGTATTGTTCATAGCTGTACCATGCGGATTTAAACGGTTTGGCAAAGCATTTAAACCGTTTGTCATAATCGGCATCATAACCATAGAAATACCGAACATACGAATTGTATATAAAGAAATAATAAATAAATAAGTTGAATCAACTTCCAAATAACCTAATCCGATTGTCGCTAATGTAGTAATTGCTAATCCGACAACCGCTAAAATGCGCGGTCCAAAACGGTCGAATAATTTCCCTGTAATTGGCGACATAATCCCCATTACAATTGCACCTGGCAACATCATTAATCCTGCTTCAAACGGTTCAATTCCGCGAACATTCTGCACATAGGCAGGTGTTAAAATCATCCCTGAGAACATTGCTACAGATAATACCATTGATACGACAGAAGCTAATGCGTAAGAAGGATATGTGTAAATACGTAAATCTAGTAAAGGCTGCTCTAAACGGAATTGGCGAATGATAAACCATGCTAAACCAATTGCTCCAGCAGCGATCGTACCCCAAACTTCAACCGCTGACCAGCCTGCTGAACTTGCTGTACTGAAACCATATAATAATCCACCAAAACCGATTGTCGACAATACGACAGATAGCATATCAATTTTAGCATCACGATTTGGCAATACATCTTCCAGTTTCCAAACTGCCAGTAAAAGTGATAAAACGGCAATTGGAAGAATCATTTTGAACAGAACGCTCCAGTCATAATGTTCAACAATCCATCCAGATAAAGTCGGTCCGATTGCTGGTGCCAATACCATAACTAACCCGAACATCCCCATCGCCTGCCCGCGTTTTTCAACCGGGAAGCTGATAAGCATAACATTCATTAAAACCGGTGCCATCGTTGCTGCACCAGCTGCCTGAATCATACGACCTGCCAATAAAAATTCGAAGCTAGGCGCAAATGAGGCCAATGCTGTACCAATAACGAAAATCGTCATTGATATAATGAATAAAGGTCGTGTTCTGAATTTTGTAATTAAGTACGCCGAAGCAGGAACCAATACCCCACTTACAAGCATATAGCCTGTCGCTAGCCATTGTACTGTTGAATAATCTTCAATATCAAAAGCAGTCATAATAGACGGTAAAGCTACGTTTAATAATGTGTTATTTAAAAATGCTACAAACGCCCCAACAAATAATACGGCTATCATTAAATACGGGGGTTTTTTAAATGTTTTTACATCTTGTGTCTGTTCCATAATTTTATTTCCCTTCCTCAATCTTTCAATCTTCCTATTTCTGTACTCGAACTATTTTATACTCAGAGTCCAATAAATTCAACAATTTTATACTCGCAGTCTAAAAACATTGCGAATACACGTTTTAAACAGTAGAATGAGAGTACAATTCAGATTAAATAGCACAAAATTTTTCTCGATTTTATTACTTTATAGGTATAGTAAATCGTTTTAATTGATATGGAGGAAGTTCATGAATCAACGAAAAAGACAGGTGCTTGATAGTGCATTACAGCTTTTTATCGAAAAAGGCTTTCATGAAACATCAATACAGGACATTTTAGACAAAGCGCTTATTTCAAAAGGGACATTTTATAATTATTTCTCATCTAAAGTGGAATGTTTTAAATCAATTATGGAACAGACTAGATACGAAGCGAGCTTATTACGCCATGAGATGCTGCTAAATCAAGATATTACCGATGAAAACTTATTATTGGAACAAATTCTCGTTCTTATGCAAATTAATAAAAAGCAAAACTTAGTATCCTTGTTCGAAAATATCTTTCAATCGAATGACAAGGAGCTCCGTCGATTATTGGAACGCTATCGCCTATTGGAAATCGAGTGGGTATCCAATCGTTTCATAGATATTTTCGGTGAGGAAGTCCGCCCTTATTCTCTTGAGATCGCCATTTTATATTTTGCGATGGTTCACCATTTAACCTATTCCCTCCGTCTCTTTTACAGTGAAATAACCGACCAGAAGAAAATATTGCAAATTGCATTACGTAACGTTAAAGCAATTTATCCTATTATGTTGGAAAATGGTGAAATCCTCATTACACAGGATGCACTTCAGCTAGTCGAAGAGAAAAAAATTTATCAGTCGATTACAAAGAGTGATTTAATTGAAAAGGTCCAAGGCTTCCTTGATCAGTTAAAATTGGATACTGACAATGAGGTTGGGGTACAATTCACTGAAAGTATTCTAGATGAACTGCATCGTAATGAATTACGTCTTGCTGTTATTGAAACTTTGCTTAAGCCTTTCCGTGAAGCTTTTACAAACACACCGCATGCCGGAGAAAATGTCGAACTTGCAAATTTATTATGGTACTTTATCAAAAACGGGGATCAGAAGTAATACACGCATCTGATTCCCTCACCAATAAAAAAAGTCGTATTGAACGTGATCTGTTCAATACGGCTTTTTATTAGTTATTGCTCGTTGAGATGTGCACTTTCAATTGCTTGCCCTTAATCGGCGTTGTTTTCATCGCTTTTAACACGAGATTGCCTTTACCATTTAGAATTTCCACGAATGTAGACGTATCCAGAATTGTAATAATGCCGATATCTGCCGCGGTCATACCCGGAATTTTTGCAATCGTTCCGACAAAATCAACAGCACGCAGCTTTTTCTTCTTACCGCCGTTAAAATAGAGTTTCGTAATGTTGGCATCGACTTTGGCATTCTTTTGTTTTTTCTTTTGTGGTCGGCTTTGCATCTTTTTGTCAAACGCCTCAGCCTTTGCTTCTACTTCTTCATGTGTCGGCAAGTCCATCTTCGGAATCGTAAATCCGATCAGTTCTTCAATTCCCGCCAAAAAGTCATGTTCAAACGGGGTCACAAAAGTAACAGCCTTCCCTTCCTTGCCGGCACGTCCTGTTCGGCCAGTACGATGTACATACGCTTCCTTTTCCATCGGCAAATCATAGTTAATTACTAACGATATGTTCTCGATATCAATACCGCGCGCCGCAACATCTGTTGCCACTAAATAGCGGAAGTCTCCTCGCTTATAATCATTCATGACAAGTAGACGAGTTGACTGATCCATACCGCCATGCAACTTATCGACACTGTACTCTCGATCATATAAATAATCGTGCAAGGCATCGACACGATCTTTCGTACGACAGAAAATAATGCACGTATCCGGATTTTCCACAACAGCAATTTTTTCGACAGCAGCTGTTTTTCCCTCGTCCTGTACTTCAATAACAGCATGTTCAATTTTTGGTGCAGCCTCTTCCGAATGGACTTCGATATCGATCGGTTCTTTTAAATAATTGGATGCCAGTTTTTTTATCGTTTCCGGTACTGTCGCTGAAAACAGCATCATTACTTCACGATGTTCCACATGAGCCAATATCGCCTCAACTTGCTCGATAAAGCCCATGTTTAGCATTTCGTCTGCTTCATCAAGGACAACATAGCGAATTTTATCAAGCTTTAATGTCCCCTTTTCGATATGGTCAAGTACGCGTCCCGGTGTACCAACTGCAATATGTGTTTTTTGCTTTAATTCGTCCTGCTGATAACGGAACGGCTGTTTTCCGTATAATGCGGTAGCTTTAATACGTTTGTAACGTCCAATATTGGTAAACTCTTCTTTTACTTGGACAGCCAATTCACGTGTTGGTGTTAATACTAGTGCTTGTGGCTTGTTTTCGATCCAATCGATGTTTTCGCAAATCGGAATCGCAAATGCAGCAGTTTTTCCGCTTCCTGTTTGTGCTTTAACAATTAGATCATGTTCTTTTAATGCATGGGGCAACACTTTTTGCTGAACTTCGGTCGGTGTGCTGTAATCCAAATCTTTAAGCGCATGTTGTAGTTCAGGTGATAATGGATAGTCGTTAAAATTATTTGTCATATTTATTCCTCATTTTCTTCTATTAATGAATGATTCCCGGATCAACAATAGCGATAAATTTTCTCGTTGCTTTTGAAAGTGAAACATTTTTTAAATGGACAATTCCTAAATTACGCTTAGGAATTGGCTGTTGGAGCTCAATTTCATATAAAAGCCCTTTATCCAAGTAATCGGTCGCAAACTCCTTTGTTACACTTGCGACACCTAAATTAATTTTTGCAAATTCCAATACTAAATCATGTGAGCCTAATTCGAATTCAGGTGAAATTGTATAGCCCTGTTCTTTTAAATAGTTTTCCACATAATTTCGGGAGTTTGCCTTTTTCTCCAAAAAAATTAACGGCAGCTTCATGAGCATATCGAGGCGAATTGGCTTTTTTGATAAATTTTTATATTTTTGTCCGCACACAAATATATCATGAATTTCCTTACAAGGGATAACTTGAAGCTGTGGATCATGAATCGGCAAGTTACATATGCCTAAATCCGCTTCCCCTGATTTAATAAAAGCTAATATTTCATTCGTTGTACCGTTTAAAACCTTTAGTTTAATGCCAGGATATTTAATATGGAATGCCTCTAAATAAGGCAGTAAAAAGTATCTTGAAATCGTATCCCCAACCCCGATGCGTAATACGCCTGTACGCAGATTTTTAAATTCGGCAATTTTCTCTTCTCCCGCGTCTAAAATGCCAAGAGCAGAATTGACATATTCATGTAACAATTCGCCTTCTTCAGTTAAGGTTACCCCTTTTGGTGTTCTGTTAAATAAGACTGTATCAAGTTCTTTCTCAAGTTTTGAAATAGACTGGCTAACAGCCGGCTGTGTCATATATAAAGCAGTTGCTGCCTTTGAAAAACTTTTACTTCGACTTACTTCATTAAAAATGCGATATGCTTCCAACTTTATTATCATATAACCCTCACTTATATCTGATATTAGAATTATTAATTTTACTTATATCACATGAACAGGTTATAGTAAACATTGTGAGATTACTTATGTTTTGCTTAACATTAAGCAAAAGCAATTAAAATATAACTTACAGCTTTTGAAGGAGAGATTATTTTGGAACGTGTAGTAGGAACGGTTGTACGAGGTCTTCGTGGCCCAATTATTAATGAAGGGGACGATATTGTTCAAATCGTTGTTGATACAGCGTTAAATGCTGCAAAGACAGAAGGCTTTGAAATTGAGAATCGTGATATTGTGACAGTGACTGAATCTGTTGTTGCACGTGCACAAGGTAACTACGCTAAAATTTCAGATATCGCATCTGATGTAAAATCAAAATTCGGTGATGACACTGTAGGTGTGATTTTCCCGATTCTTTCGCGTAACCGCTTCTCTAACATTTTAAAAGGAATTGCAGCAGGTACAAAGAAAATCGTTCTTATGCTAAGCTACCCATCTGATGAAGTGGGCAACCATTTAGTATCATTGGATGAACTTGATGAAAAAGGTATTAACCCATGGACAGATGTGCTGACAGAAGCTGAATTCCGTGGTCATTTCGGTTTTAACAAACATACATTTACAGGTGTGGACTACATCGAATATTATAAAGAATTAATCGTTGAACAAGGTGCAGAAGTTGAAGTCATCTTCTCAAACAATGCAAAAACGATTTTAGATTATACGAAAAGCATTTTAACTTGCGATATTCACTCTCGTTTCCGTACAAAACGTATTTTAAAAGCTGCTGGAGCAGAAAAAGTTTATGGTCTTGACAACATTTTAGCTGAATCTGTAAACGGATCTGGCTCTAACTCTAATTACGGATTACTTGGATCAAACAAATCGACAGAAGATAGCGTGAAATTATTCCCGGACAACTGTCAACCAATCGTTGATGACATCCAAGCGAAAATTTTAGCGGCTACAGGTAAACTTGTAGAAGTAATGATCTACGGTGACGGCGCATTTAAAGATCCAGTAGGTCAAATTTGGGAGCTTGCAGACCCTGTTGTATCACCTGCTTACACTCCAGGTCTCGATGGTACTCCAAACGAAATTAAGTTGAAGTATTTAGCGGACAATGATTTCTCTAACTTGCAAGGTGAAGAACTGAAAGAAGCAATCAAAGAATATATCAACAACAAAGAAGAAGATTTAACTGGTAATATGGCTGCGCAAGGTACAACACCTCGTAAGCTGACAGATTTAATCGGTTCATTATCTGACTTAACTTCTGGTTCAGGCGATAAAGGAACACCAATGATCTACATCCAAGGTTATTTCGATAACTATACAAAATAAAAAACAAAAAGACTCAATTTCCGTCAGCGGAAGTTGAGTCTTTTATTTCGTATTTAAATAGGTAAAAAATAAACGGTGCAAATTCCGAAATTTGCACCGTTACTTATTTAGACTAAGTCTTTTATAGACTGGTTTGATTTACTTCTCAATACCTTCTGTCCATTTGTTTACAACGTCTTGGTTTTCTTCAACCCATTGTTGTGCCGCTTCTTCAGGTTTTGTTCCTGAGTAAATGTTCAGCATGACTTCTTCGATATCTTCTGTTGTCCATTCAAAGGCATCTAAAATTTTGAATGCATCAGGTGACTCCTGTTCCAAGTTTTGACGTACAAATGTGTGAATGCTTTCTTCTCCGCCAAATACACCTTCAGGATCTTCCAAATATTTTAAATCATAGTTTGCAAATTTCCAGTGTGGGCTCCAGCCTGTCACAACGATGTCTTCCTCATTTTTAATCGCTTGTTCTAAAGCTACTGTCATCGCACCTGATGAAGATGGTTGTAATGCCCAAGATTCTAGGTTCGGATATGTTTCAAGTGCTCTTTCAGCAGCCGCAACAACACCTGCACCTGCTTCAATACCTGTAATTGTTGATGCCGCTTCTGTAGATAAATCAGCAATTGATGTTGCTTCCATATAACTTGGTACAACTAAACCGATTTTAGCACCTTGTAAGTTTGGTCCTAAATCTTCTACGTCTGCACCGTATTTTTCATACTGTGAAGCATGTGTAGCAGGTAACCAGCCAGATACCATCGCATCTGCTTCACCTTTAGAAACTGCCTCCCACATGATGGCATTGTCCAATGGTGTAATGTCTACTTTATAGCCGACACTTTCCAGTACTTCTGCCACCACATACGTAGAAGCAACCTCTGAATCCCATTCTACATAGGCTAACTCAATTGAACCTAAATCTTCTGATGATGACGTTTCTTTTTTCTCTGTTGTGTCATCTCCACACGCAGCTAATAATAGCGCAGCGCTCATTGCTGTTGCTGCAGGCATCCATTTCATTTTTTTCATTTTACTTTCCCCCATTTGATTTTTGCTTATTTAAACTTTGTGTTAAACGGTCTACAATAATAGCGAAGATTACTAGACTTATCCCCGCAACAAATCCATTACCGATTTGTGCTCGTTGTAGTGCCGATAATACTTCACGACCTAAACCTGGTGCACCGATCATTGATGCAATAACGACCATCGATAGTGATAATAGTACCGTTTGGTTAATACCGGCCATAATAGTAGATTTTGAAAGTGGCAGTTCTACTTTCACTAATTTTTGAGTGAATGTACTACCATAAGAGTCCGCCGCTTCGATTAAATGAGTCGGAACTTGACGGATACCGAGATTTGTAAAACGTACAGTTGGTGGTAATGCGAAGATAACTGAAGCAAATACACCTGGTACAACACCAATTCCGAAAAATGCTACAGCTGGAATTAAATAAACGAATCCAGGCATTGTTTGCATAAAGTCTAAAATTGGTTTTAAAATTTCTTCCACTACTTTTGATTTCGACATCAGAATGCCGAGTGGTATACCGATTACAATCGCAATTAAACTAGAAAACAGCACGAGTGTAAATGTATTCATAAGCTGATCCCATAAGCCCTGGTTTAATATGAACAGTAAACCAATGATTGAAAAGATGGCTAAGCCAAATTTTTTGCCTGTTGCAAAAAATGCTAACACGGCAATGATTAAAATAAATACATACGGCGGAATAGCTGTTAATGCGGATGTAACAAGATCCATCATATCTTCACCGTTGTTTTGAATGAAACGGAATTGGGCTGAAAATGTGTCTGTTACAATATCCATCAAATCTTCTACTTTTTCAGCTACCGGTAATGGTGTTGCTAAATTTAAAATTTTACTCATTGTCTACACCCCCGTTTTTTTCAGAGGCTAACGACTCTAAAACAACTCCACGGATTAGTACACCGCGCAGTTTTCCCTCTTCGACTACAGCAACCGGTGTCGGAGAATCGGAAATAACCGATAAAATATCCTGTATAACTGTAGATGGTTCAACAATCGGCATATCATTGCGTAAAATTGATTGCAGTGATTTTTCACCGGATTGCGCAAGCTCCAGTGCATCATTTGCAGTAATATAGCCTAAATATTTTCGGGCTTTATCTACTGCCAAGAGGACACTTACTTTGTCTTCTCTCATACGCTGCAACGCAACTTTTGGCCCTTCATGATCAATTTGAATTGTCATTGGACGAATCATTGCATTTTCCGCCGTCAATACTTTCGAACGGTCTACATCTTCCAGGAATGAACGGACATACTCATTTGCAGGGTTAGTCAAAATCTCTTCCCCTGTTCCTACTTGCATGATCTTTCCATCCTTCATAATAGCAATACGATCACCAATACGAAGCGCTTCATTTAAATCATGTGTAATAAAGACAATTGTTTTTTGTAAATTAGCTTGTAACTCCAATAGCTCATCTTGCATCTCTTTACGAATGAGCGGATCAAGAGCAGAAAAAGCTTCATCCATTAATATGATTTCTGTATCATTTGCCAACGCCCGTGCAAGTCCTACACGCTGCTGCATACCACCTGATAATTGTTCTGGATACTGGTCTTTATAGGAGAGCAACCCTGCATTCTGTAAAGCCTTTTCTGCTTTTAATCGTCTTTCCTCTTTCGGAACGCCTCTGACTTCCAGGCCATACTCTGCATTTTGTAAAATGGTACGTTGCGGGAATAATGCGAAGTTTTGAAACACCATGCTCATTTTTTCCCTGCGAACAAGCTGCAGGCTTTTTTTATTGAGCTTTGTAATATTTTGATCATCTATATAAATATCACCACTCGTTGGTTGAATGAGACGATTGAGTAAACGGATTAATGTAGACTTCCCACTTCCTGAAAGCCCCATAATTACGAAAATCTCACCCTCTTCAATTGTCAAACTAGCTTCATATACACCTACAGTAGCATTTGTTTCTTTTAATATCTGTTCTTTGGATTTTTCTTGCTTCACGAGCTTTAATGCCTGTGATGTATTTTTTCCAAATACTTTAGTGACTCGGTCTATTTTAATTTTCCCCATAATCCACTTCCTAATATAATTAATTTCATGCTAGTAACAACTTTATATTTATCTCGAGTTGTTAAAAGCAACAACTTTTATATTAATAGACGTTGTTACTATTGTCAAATAAGAATTGATTTTTTTGCTCCTCTATCTAGAAATAAAGTCCTTTAAACAGAAAAAACTACTCCCGAAATACAATGAAGGAGTAGTTTGTTTTTGTTATAAATTTGACGACCTTTATCTATTCTGATCGAAAGTTGTTACTTTCTAGCTGTAAAAAGTGTTTTACATTCGAATAACATTCTTCTTTACCAATAAAAAATAATGTATCTCCGGCAGAGAGCGTTGCGTATGGACCTGGCGAAACAATTAGCTCATGATCTTTTTTGATGCCAATTATTGTAGCACCCGTTTCCTGCCAGAAATTGATCTCGCCAACATTTTTTGATAGGAATGGACAATTTTCAGTAATATCGATTTGAAAAGGTACAAACGGGTTTATCGATTGATAGCGGCTTGTCCGGTTGACCATTTCTCCTAAGGTATCCTGGAAATGATGCAACTCATCAATTTGGCGTTCAATACTGTCGGTTAATTGTTTTTGTAAATCTCTTATCGATTTAACACCTGTTAACCGTTGAATGTATTTAGCCGCGTTTTCATAGGAAACGATGACAACACCGCTCCCCTTTGTCGCTTCTACTATATTTAGATCCTGCAGAACGGCAATCGCTCGTCTCGCGGTTTCCGATGAAACACTGTATTGAGATGCCAGCGATGAACGGGCATAAATCTTTTCCCCGACAACATATTTTTTTTCAACAATTTTAGCGGCAATATCTTCTGCGATTACTTGATATTTAGGCTGCTTAATTTGGATTTTCTTCTCCATTATTTGCACTCCTTTGTGCTGTGTTCAGTATGCATAAGCAAAATTCCTATATTTATACTATATCGAAATTATATACCTTTTTATAAAAACAACAAATAGTTCGCTGATTTTATACAGTTTCCTTTAATAAACTGAAATAAAATTTAGGTATTATTTTCTGTTAAATACTAACAATAACATTATTATCTTTTTTATTCGAGTTATTTATTATTTTTTCGACAAAACTAACACTTTAGCACTTTAACTCAATAAACTTGTTTATTACTCAGAAAAATGATGATAAAATTTTGATTATTGTAAATTAGAAATAGGTGTAAAAATGGAAAAATTATTTAGAAAAAAAACCAATCAATGACCTTTTACTTAAAAGTGGAAACATGCAGTTACCTAAAACAATGGGTCCTTTTGATTTAATTATGTTAGGTGTCGGTGCCATTGTCGGTACAGGCATTTTCATTTTACCGGGGACGGTCTCTGCGCTTCATGCAGGACCCGGAATTGTCTTCTCCTTTACGATTGCTGCAGTCGTTTGTGCATTAGCAGCACTATGCTATTCTGAATTTTCTTCTACTGTACCCGTTGCAGGTAGTGCCTATTCATATAGCTATATCGTTTTTGGAGAAATCATAGCATGGCTTGTCGGCTGGGCATTATTATTGGAATACGGTCTCGCAACAGCTGCCGTAGCAACAGGCTGGTCAGGTTATTTCGTTTCACTGCTGGAAGGGTTGAGTATCCATTTACCGGTAGCTTTGACAGGAGCATTCAGTCCTGAAAATGGTACTTATATTAACTTGCCTGCGATATGTATTATCTTTGCGATAGGTGCTTTACTGTCATTGGGAATGAAAGAATCGACA is from Solibacillus isronensis and encodes:
- a CDS encoding quaternary amine ABC transporter ATP-binding protein, which codes for MGKIKIDRVTKVFGKNTSQALKLVKQEKSKEQILKETNATVGVYEASLTIEEGEIFVIMGLSGSGKSTLIRLLNRLIQPTSGDIYIDDQNITKLNKKSLQLVRREKMSMVFQNFALFPQRTILQNAEYGLEVRGVPKEERRLKAEKALQNAGLLSYKDQYPEQLSGGMQQRVGLARALANDTEIILMDEAFSALDPLIRKEMQDELLELQANLQKTIVFITHDLNEALRIGDRIAIMKDGKIMQVGTGEEILTNPANEYVRSFLEDVDRSKVLTAENAMIRPMTIQIDHEGPKVALQRMREDKVSVLLAVDKARKYLGYITANDALELAQSGEKSLQSILRNDMPIVEPSTVIQDILSVISDSPTPVAVVEEGKLRGVLIRGVVLESLASEKNGGVDNE
- a CDS encoding ABC transporter permease translates to MSKILNLATPLPVAEKVEDLMDIVTDTFSAQFRFIQNNGEDMMDLVTSALTAIPPYVFILIIAVLAFFATGKKFGLAIFSIIGLLFILNQGLWDQLMNTFTLVLFSSLIAIVIGIPLGILMSKSKVVEEILKPILDFMQTMPGFVYLIPAVAFFGIGVVPGVFASVIFALPPTVRFTNLGIRQVPTHLIEAADSYGSTFTQKLVKVELPLSKSTIMAGINQTVLLSLSMVVIASMIGAPGLGREVLSALQRAQIGNGFVAGISLVIFAIIVDRLTQSLNKQKSNGGK
- a CDS encoding TrkA C-terminal domain-containing protein codes for the protein MEKKIQIKQPKYQVIAEDIAAKIVEKKYVVGEKIYARSSLASQYSVSSETARRAIAVLQDLNIVEATKGSGVVIVSYENAAKYIQRLTGVKSIRDLQKQLTDSIERQIDELHHFQDTLGEMVNRTSRYQSINPFVPFQIDITENCPFLSKNVGEINFWQETGATIIGIKKDHELIVSPGPYATLSAGDTLFFIGKEECYSNVKHFLQLESNNFRSE
- a CDS encoding glycine betaine ABC transporter substrate-binding protein is translated as MKKMKWMPAATAMSAALLLAACGDDTTEKKETSSSEDLGSIELAYVEWDSEVASTYVVAEVLESVGYKVDITPLDNAIMWEAVSKGEADAMVSGWLPATHASQYEKYGADVEDLGPNLQGAKIGLVVPSYMEATSIADLSTEAASTITGIEAGAGVVAAAERALETYPNLESWALQPSSSGAMTVALEQAIKNEEDIVVTGWSPHWKFANYDLKYLEDPEGVFGGEESIHTFVRQNLEQESPDAFKILDAFEWTTEDIEEVMLNIYSGTKPEEAAQQWVEENQDVVNKWTEGIEK